A portion of the Pyxidicoccus trucidator genome contains these proteins:
- a CDS encoding sensor histidine kinase, with protein sequence MSELAPQSPPRVLVVDDNAAFLDNLHELLGDAGYAVRAASSCRAAHERAKEGFDVALVDLRLPDGDGTALAAELKEGAPDSEVVLLTGFATLETAVAAVRAGACAYLMKPCAPQELLLTLEQAMRQVRLHGEKRELARRAQMTEKLAAVGTMTAGLSHEIRNPLNAAALQLSVLERRLRRLPEGQQGPLLEPLLLVRDEIRRLDHILEDFLQFARPREFRPAPVDVRELLRRVVDLLSGQAESRKVRLEQAPLEAELPPVAGEEERLRQVLINLCLNALEATPAGSAVTVSAGHEGGRVWLTVDDAGPGVPKEVRERIFEPFFTTKAQGSGLGLSIVHAIVTQHGGTLEVGAAPGGGARFILRLPVAR encoded by the coding sequence ATGAGTGAGCTCGCCCCCCAGTCCCCGCCTCGCGTGCTGGTGGTGGATGACAACGCCGCCTTCCTCGACAACCTGCACGAGCTGCTGGGCGACGCGGGCTACGCCGTGCGCGCCGCGTCCAGCTGCCGGGCCGCCCACGAGCGCGCGAAGGAGGGCTTCGACGTGGCGCTGGTGGACCTGCGCCTGCCGGATGGGGACGGCACCGCGCTGGCGGCGGAGCTGAAGGAGGGCGCGCCGGACTCGGAGGTGGTGCTGCTCACCGGCTTCGCCACGCTGGAGACGGCGGTGGCGGCGGTGCGCGCGGGCGCGTGCGCCTACCTCATGAAGCCCTGCGCGCCGCAGGAGCTGCTGCTCACGCTGGAGCAGGCCATGCGCCAGGTGCGGCTGCACGGCGAGAAGCGCGAGCTGGCGCGGCGCGCGCAGATGACGGAGAAGCTGGCCGCGGTGGGGACGATGACGGCGGGCCTGTCCCACGAGATTCGCAACCCGCTGAACGCGGCGGCGCTGCAGCTCTCCGTGCTGGAGCGCCGGCTGCGGCGGCTGCCGGAAGGCCAGCAGGGCCCGCTGCTGGAGCCGCTGCTGCTGGTGCGGGACGAGATTCGCCGGCTGGACCACATCCTGGAGGACTTCCTCCAGTTCGCCCGGCCCCGCGAGTTCCGCCCGGCCCCGGTGGACGTGCGCGAGCTGCTGCGCCGTGTGGTGGACCTCCTGAGCGGTCAGGCCGAGTCGCGCAAGGTGAGGCTGGAGCAGGCCCCGCTGGAAGCGGAGCTGCCGCCGGTGGCCGGCGAGGAGGAGCGGCTGCGCCAGGTGCTCATCAACCTGTGCCTCAACGCGCTGGAGGCGACGCCCGCGGGCAGCGCGGTGACGGTGTCCGCGGGGCACGAGGGCGGGCGGGTGTGGCTCACCGTGGACGACGCCGGGCCGGGAGTCCCGAAGGAGGTGCGGGAGCGCATCTTCGAGCCCTTCTTCACCACGAAGGCGCAGGGCTCGGGGCTGGGCCTGTCCATCGTCCACGCCATCGTCACCCAGCATGGCGGGACGCTGGAGGTGGGCGCGGCGCCGGGCGGTGGCGCCCGCTTCATCCTCCGGCTGCCGGTGGCGCGGTAG
- a CDS encoding M56 family metallopeptidase — MDALHALSQQPLFLALEQALLGFLWQGAAVALVVAGLLALIPERSSRARYATACLGLLAMAVLPAVSFFSALTEAARVVFAQAVVPSAADATVSADATFMVMAVPAPLGGSDFLETLRPWLLPAWCCGVLLLSLRTLLAWTMTQRLSRRQTLEAASPWHDALSRALARMRMTTPVRLLASASVEVPMVIGLWRPLILVPASAMTGLSASQLEAILSHELAHIRRHDYLVNLLQSFVETLLFYHPAVWWLSHRIREEREHCADDLAVHCCGDAYLYARALAHIEQLRLTPSPQPAIGAGGGSLLLRVRRLLVASEAQAPRRPWRLASGLGSAVLAVVLGTSQLPETARAEPASSDASATVSPSLEERILPGRPPAAPRLLAVPVASPPPSPVPARVARPPVRSVSKEPRAPMVKPRAPRSAPLLIPDTGAIVRTELPRVPYTLDAEPSAPVVEVAAPVLEAPAAPVAVAVAPTPPPAVDTKPVVLDLGPGITPPRFVSGERFHYRDLTYGLRAQVGSFPRGSVVTRCTITTEGTVTDCKPLQVLGGLEEGVIRTLTTWRYEPALRNGKPVAVHYVFDVWFTNNPGGGRTEPPGGQLASLTFDQVQGGAGDHSCMICSRFDKDGRILHRSGGSF; from the coding sequence ATGGACGCACTACACGCGCTATCCCAGCAACCCCTCTTCCTCGCGCTGGAGCAGGCCCTGCTCGGCTTCCTGTGGCAGGGCGCCGCCGTGGCCCTCGTCGTCGCGGGGCTGCTGGCCCTCATCCCCGAGCGCTCGTCTCGCGCCCGCTATGCCACCGCCTGTCTCGGGCTGCTGGCCATGGCCGTGCTCCCGGCGGTCTCCTTCTTCTCCGCGCTCACCGAGGCCGCCCGCGTCGTCTTCGCGCAGGCCGTCGTACCCAGCGCCGCCGACGCCACCGTCTCCGCCGACGCCACCTTCATGGTGATGGCGGTGCCCGCGCCGCTGGGGGGCTCGGACTTCCTGGAGACGCTGCGCCCCTGGCTCCTGCCGGCCTGGTGCTGCGGCGTGCTGCTGCTCTCCCTGCGCACCCTGCTGGCCTGGACGATGACGCAGCGGCTGTCGCGCCGTCAGACGCTGGAGGCCGCCAGCCCCTGGCATGACGCCCTCTCGCGCGCCCTGGCCCGCATGCGCATGACGACCCCGGTGCGCCTGCTGGCTTCCGCCAGCGTCGAGGTGCCCATGGTCATCGGCCTGTGGCGCCCCCTCATCCTCGTGCCCGCCAGCGCCATGACGGGGCTGAGCGCCTCCCAGCTGGAGGCCATCCTCTCCCACGAGCTGGCCCACATCCGCCGGCACGACTACCTCGTCAACCTCCTCCAGTCCTTCGTCGAGACGCTCCTCTTCTACCACCCGGCCGTCTGGTGGCTGTCCCACCGCATCCGCGAGGAGCGCGAGCACTGCGCCGATGACCTCGCCGTCCACTGCTGCGGCGACGCCTACCTCTACGCGCGCGCCCTGGCCCACATCGAGCAACTGCGCCTGACGCCCTCGCCCCAGCCGGCGATTGGCGCGGGCGGTGGCTCGCTGCTGCTGCGCGTGCGCCGCCTGCTCGTCGCCTCCGAGGCCCAGGCTCCGCGCCGGCCCTGGCGACTGGCCAGCGGGCTTGGGAGCGCGGTGCTCGCGGTGGTGCTGGGCACTTCGCAGCTTCCCGAGACAGCGCGGGCGGAGCCGGCCTCCAGCGACGCGTCGGCCACCGTGTCCCCGTCCCTGGAAGAGCGCATCCTCCCGGGGCGCCCCCCGGCGGCGCCCCGGCTCCTCGCGGTCCCCGTCGCCTCCCCGCCCCCGAGCCCCGTGCCCGCCCGCGTGGCGCGCCCGCCCGTGCGCTCCGTGTCGAAGGAGCCGCGTGCTCCCATGGTGAAGCCCCGCGCCCCGCGCTCCGCGCCGCTGCTCATCCCGGACACGGGCGCCATCGTCCGCACGGAGCTGCCGCGCGTCCCCTACACGCTGGACGCCGAGCCCTCCGCCCCTGTCGTGGAGGTCGCCGCGCCCGTGCTGGAGGCCCCGGCGGCCCCGGTGGCCGTCGCCGTCGCCCCCACGCCTCCGCCCGCGGTGGACACGAAGCCCGTGGTCCTCGACCTGGGGCCCGGCATCACCCCGCCCCGCTTCGTCTCCGGGGAGCGCTTCCACTACCGCGACCTCACGTATGGCCTCCGGGCCCAGGTGGGCTCCTTCCCCCGAGGCTCCGTCGTCACCCGCTGCACCATCACCACCGAGGGCACCGTCACCGACTGCAAGCCGCTGCAGGTGCTGGGGGGACTGGAAGAGGGCGTCATCCGCACGCTCACCACGTGGCGCTACGAGCCCGCCCTGCGCAATGGGAAGCCCGTGGCGGTGCACTACGTGTTCGACGTCTGGTTCACCAACAACCCCGGAGGTGGCCGCACGGAGCCGCCGGGTGGGCAGCTCGCGAGCCTGACCTTCGACCAGGTCCAGGGCGGCGCGGGCGACCATTCCTGCATGATCTGCTCCCGGTTCGACAAGGACGGCCGCATCCTGCACCGCTCGGGCGGCAGCTTCTGA
- a CDS encoding BlaI/MecI/CopY family transcriptional regulator — MTPVPPQPTRAELAILRVLWKLGPCTVRQVHESLRDTQDKDTGYTTVLKLLQNMTEKGIVQRDESERTHVYEPAISEKRTQRDLLRDLMDRAFGGSATTLVAQALSMKRASAEELAEIRKLLDEHEKRGK; from the coding sequence ATGACTCCCGTTCCGCCGCAACCCACGCGGGCCGAGCTGGCCATCCTTCGGGTCCTCTGGAAGCTGGGCCCCTGCACGGTGCGACAGGTGCACGAGTCGCTCCGCGACACCCAGGACAAGGACACCGGCTACACCACGGTCCTCAAGCTCCTCCAGAACATGACGGAGAAGGGCATCGTCCAGCGCGACGAGAGCGAGCGCACCCACGTCTATGAGCCCGCCATCAGCGAGAAGCGCACCCAGCGTGACCTGCTGCGCGACCTCATGGACCGGGCCTTCGGCGGCTCGGCGACCACGCTGGTGGCGCAGGCCCTCTCCATGAAGCGGGCCTCCGCCGAGGAGCTGGCGGAGATTCGCAAGCTGCTGGACGAGCACGAGAAGCGGGGGAAGTAA